Genomic segment of Arthrobacter antioxidans:
CCAGGTCCAGATCCTCACCTCCCTGACGCGCGAGCGGGCGGCCGACGTCCTCGAGGAGATGGACCCCGACGACGCCGCGGACCTCCTCAACGAGCTCCCCGAGGCGCAGAAGGAGGAGCTGCTCCAGCTCATGGAGCCCGACGACGCCGAGGACGTGCGCCGCCTGCTCGAGTACGAGGAGGACACCGCCGGGTCCCTCATGACCACCGTGCCGGTGATCCTTTCTCCTGAGGCGACCGTCGCGGAAGCGCTCGCCCACGTGCGGCGCGAGGAACTGACCCCCGCGCTGGCGTCATCGATCTTCGTCTGCCGGCCGCCCCTGGAGACACCGACCGGCCGCTACCTGGGCGTGGTGCACATCCAGCAGCTGCTGCGCTACCCGCCACCGGAGCCCCTCGGCAACATCATCGACACCGACCTCGAGGCGATCGGCGACCAGTCGAACGTCAGCGAGGTGTCGCGCATCCTCGCGACCTACAATCTGAATTCACTGCCCGTCGTCAACACGGAGGGCCGGCTCGTGGGCGCCGTGACCGTCGACGACGTGCTGGACCACCTGCTGCCCGACGACTGGCGGGCACAGGACGATGCACCGGGACAGAAGCGAGGCGACCGCCGTGGTTGAGAAGATCAGGTCGACGTCGCGTGGGCTGGACACGCCCCGGGTGGTCCGGAAGCGCTTCCTCCTGAGGCCGCGGCCCAACCCCGACCGTTTCGGCAGTGCGACCGAGAACTTCGCCCGCTTCATGGGCACGCCGCAGTTCCTGCTGTACATGACGGTGTTCTGCATCCTCTGGCTGTGCTGGAACTCCTTCGCGCCGGAGGACGTCCGCTTCGACAACGCGGCGCTCGGGTTCACCGCCCTCACGCTGATGCTGTCCCTGCAGGCCTCCTACGCGGCGCCCCTGCTGCTGCTCGCCCAGAACCGGCAGGACGACCGCGACCGCGTCTCGCTGCGGCAGGACCGCCAGCGCGCCGAACGGAACCTCTCGGACACCGAGTACCTGACGCGGGAGATCGCCGAACTCCGGATCGCGCTGCGGGAGGTCGCCACGCGCGACTACGTGCGCTCCGAGCTCCGCTCCATCCTC
This window contains:
- a CDS encoding DUF1003 domain-containing protein, with protein sequence MVEKIRSTSRGLDTPRVVRKRFLLRPRPNPDRFGSATENFARFMGTPQFLLYMTVFCILWLCWNSFAPEDVRFDNAALGFTALTLMLSLQASYAAPLLLLAQNRQDDRDRVSLRQDRQRAERNLSDTEYLTREIAELRIALREVATRDYVRSELRSILEELLETTDGQELTLQKRKPRKPSENTVTLPKVQAAGRKQSR